A segment of the bacterium genome:
GGTCGGACCCTTGAAGTGCTGGTCCAACGGGGGCATTCCGGCCTCGCGAGCGGCGATCCGGAAAAGCGTATTTTTCGCCACGACGAATCGGACATCGTTTTCCCGGAGGTTTTTACGCAGTGCGGAGATATCCGCCACGTTGAGCCCCTGGTAGTCCGTGACAAAGTAGGAGGGAGCAGACGTAAAGACGTCCTTCAGCTCGGCTACCGTCTCAATTTTCTCTGGTTTCGGCATGCTAGCTATTCCTCTCCTTACTTCTTCAGCGAAGCTTGTAGCTCGCTCTGATCAAGCTTGATGCCCGGGCTCATGGTAGAACAGAGGGAGATGCTCAGGAGATAGGTCCCCTTGGCAGTCGCCGGTCTGGCACGCATGAGGGCGTCGATGAACGCCTGTACGTTTTGCATAATGGCCGTCTCATCGAACGAAATCTTCCCTACCGAAACCGCGATGTTGGCCTGACGGTCAACACGAATTCGATTCGGCCGCCCATCAGTTCTTTGACTGTGCGAGCGACATCCATCGTCACGGTGCCGGTTTTGGGATTCGGCATCAAGCCGCGCGGACCGAGGACTTTTCCCAGCGGACCGAGCAGTCTCATCATATCAGGGGTTGCGACGGCGACATCAAAGTCGGTCCAACCGCCTTTCACTTTTTCAGCCAGGTCTTCCGCGCCGACATGCTGAGCGCCGGCTTCGCGAGCTTCATTTGCCTTATCACCGGCAGCAAAAACCGCGACGCGCACTGTTTTACCAGTGCCATTGGGAAGCGCGACTGTTCCACGAACCATCTGGTCAGCATGCTTCGGGTCGACACCCAACCGCACGGAGACCTCTACGGACTCGTCGAACTTGGCAAACTTGTTCTCCTTGAGAAGCTTGACCGCATCGGCAAGCGGGTACCGCTTCCGACGGTCGATCTTCTCACGGAACGTGAGGTACTTCTTCGAATGGTGCATAGGCTCCTATTCTCCCTGCGGTTGCCGTCTCGGCAGCCCAGGTGGTAACGAACGGTTAGCGTTCAATTATATTACTTCGATCCCCATAGAGCGCGCGGTCCCCTCAACCATCTTGATGGCTGCATCCAAGGAGGCAGCATTGAGGTCGGCCATTTTGCTCTGTGCGATCTCTTTTACCTGGTCATGAGAGACTCGTCCCACCTTATCCTTATTCGGGATCGCCGAACCCTTTTGCAGTTTGGCTGCCATCTTAAGCAGCGTCGATGCCGGCGGGGTT
Coding sequences within it:
- the rplK gene encoding 50S ribosomal protein L11, whose translation is MAKKITAFVKLQIPAGSANPAPPVGPALGQRGVNIMEFCKAFNAKTQGGNGILTPVIITVYSDKSFTFVTKTPPASTLLKMAAKLQKGSAIPNKDKVGRVSHDQVKEIAQSKMADLNAASLDAAIKMVEGTARSMGIEVI